CGTAGGTTATATGAATCTTTTGACGGGTAACATGTCGCATATGTTAATGCATCATGAGGGCACATTGTCCACGGCTTTTACACCATATGGTGctaaattttacaaacaaGTGCGTTTGAGTAAGCGTCTCATATATAAACGGACGAGTCGAAGCGTTTACAAGCCTTGGAAAcgcttataaaatgtaattgaagccattaaacatatatatattaaaaagatttattttcatttaataaatatatttacataaacacaGCAGTGTTATATACATACTGAAGATTTaagaaagtttatttaaaattgtctatAACGGGTATaactttcattaattaattgtaaaaaattaataaaaactgttttttttcattataacaATACCTCACAATGTGTAGGATTTAAGAATCCTTTTAAGCAACCTGTTAATCCCAGCTCTtgtatatcaaatataaacGATAGTATGTAATATGCCTTTTTCATCTCTACgtaacgaaaaaaatatatatcaacaaTTGATACTACAGTCTATCACAAGGacataaaattcatttttacttAACCAATGTCAAACGATTAACAGGCTAGTTGATCCAGAATTGAAAGGGCATGATTATCGCAATTCAATGGTACACTCCATCAACTTGCAAAACCATACAGAGCATTATGGTAGTTACCACTAAGTGTTATGGGTCAAAATGTCACAAGCGTTTTACAATTTGACTGTACGTAACCATTGTTGAAATCCACATGACATATGGTGCCTTGGTATTAGTTCTCTATACATTTATGGTTAGggctaaacatattttaatagattaaaGTAGGTGCTTCCACGGATTAAGagattatacattataatcaaaatatttgcagggtaataaaagtaatgttCTTCGTCatcgttttatattattttcgttaaactGTTACTGGGCATAGGATACCAAATTTAGTTAGACAGAAATTTAATGCTTgttattatatgatattacGCACATACAGTAGGTATACCATTTGCCACAGATCTGCGTGATCGCGTGCCTGATGGGCTGGTATGATGGAGGAAACCATCTTGCCAGCTTAGTTTTACTAAGTAGGTCTGACACCTGGACAAAATCTGGACTGAATCGTGCTCTAAGACTTTAAAATACACAAGCAatagtctatatatatatatccaaaTGCTTGATTCTGCAGCTATCTGTTTTTTGATGAAGCTCCCTTtaaatgaagtttttttatataatatataatgttttttaaattagatagatacttataattaacaattaatagtATGTCTAAAAGATTGTTTATTATACCTTatccaataaattatatatcataaaaacacTAACATTTCTCGTAAACTCAATCAAGTTCCTCCCAGGACAATTGAAAGAATATTAACTCGGAAGTAATCTGTCACAGAGAAAGCTCTGGAGGTCGAAACGACAATCCAACTCGCAGATGTGACCTCTGACTTGAGATCATCACTCAATCGCTTCCACCATGAGTTAAATCGTTTTGTaatgtacttttattattgtttacttggaaaatgtatatagaccAATTAATATCTGTCATGAGAGACAACTGCTTTATTTGACAGTTGGAACgattttgacaattgacattataaagtttatttgtgTAGTTTCGGCtgaatatgattaaaatattgtgttttcaTTTAACACATTTGCggagaaattaataaaaacatcaaatcatgtgtttttaaagaagagcgaaacttccctgtcacaggtctctgacttactagggaggccACAATCTGAATTCAATTGTACATATAGCTAAACagataaagaattttgaattttgaatgtCTGAATTGAATGAATTATGTAATTCGGGATATATCATGCGTTCGAAGTCCAATTAAAATATgccttaaattataaaatctatatgaATCTCTTTACAATTGCTTTTTTGTATAGGACTGGACATTATCACACTTGGCGTTAGTAAGATGCGGCCTATCTGAGGGCACGCTTGTCCAGGAGATACCTATGTATCCGCCGCTTGAAGGCACCAAATTGAAATGTTTGCCAATCAACCATATCAGCTTATTACCAAAGTTGTAGTATCGGTTAACGTGATCTGAAATACACAATAACTCAGCATTATAAACAATTAGCGCCCCCAACACGTGACTCGAGACAAATTACGTGCCTACTATTACTTATCGGCAGATCTGATTTATCTCTTAAATTTTAGTGTGCAGATATGTACggaataattatattagaaaagtttattatacataacaaaaatattatttagttagaaAAGAATGTCCAGTAACCCACTTTCCTGTGTCGTCAGCATCTAGTATCTACCATTTGAAATGTTATCGCTACTAGACATAGCACCATAACactgaaattttataatttaacttttgctgcaaattttttttatgtttcagCATAGGTCAGGTTGGGAAGATGTGGTTTAAGATTCTAAGTGGAtgtataaagttattaaattgtaGATTGTATTAAATTGATCCTAATCCTCTTGATTGGATCCTCTTGGATTGAttctccagttcaaacaatttgtatgactcataatttgacgattaaaaagagtggcggagagtttcttgccagttcttcttgccctcTACGTCCTTGACTTGCGAGCTGGTAGTGAATGTAACTTtggaataaatttaacacattttctgttgacgttcataagtgtactaagttacctacatgaataaagttattttgagttttagtttaagtcacttttatttattttatcaacatttttttacgttaCGAGGATATAATTGactgttatatattttgatattataaacaCGCCATTTGTATGTTACCCATGTATGTAAATGTCTTTGACATTCACTTAAAACGAAgttgaattttgaaataattatttgaaaaataatcagTCTATCTATCATATCTATCAGCATAATATGGATATTTAACTCATTAAATCAACATGAAATCTCATTACCAAAtgctaatgaaaataaatggaaCAGATTTCATAGCGCGAGAAAGAATGACCAAAAATGGCAAAAAAATCTGATAAATTGCTTTCCTTTAACGTCTGCGCCCATCTTATTATCGTTACCCACTACCGAACAGACCTCATTCGAGACttctttcatttatattaactaaaatctGCAAGCGAGTTTCATCTTTCACGGGTTTTAATAAagcatattttcatttaacattGACACATTCACTGGAATCTACGTTATTCACGCAATTTTCAATCTTGCTAGCTTACAAATAGAGTGTATTATTGCTAGGCATGTTGGCCTAGGATATCAATTTGAGAAGAAGCGTCTGTGTTAATAGCATTATTCGCAATCTCATCCATACACTCGGGGGTTAGGCCGAGGATATCTTTTTTTATGccacatataaaacatatttattgcaATCATAATAGTCAGAGTTTTTTCTAGCACCGTGTTTTGTGAGATAAACAGAGGATAATGATCAAAGTAACTTTTACTgtcttatattttagttttattgtcaTATTGTGGACAAAGTTTTTAGATTAATCCCTCtcttacaaacaaaaacaagaatgTTATAgacgaataataaaaataaagcaattgcAACTCGGAACTTCctcaatattacttttaaaagtcattaaaatcttttacaaaaatttgtATCTCCATTTACAAATTTACCCGCAGAAATATTCTTATAGATACTAAAGAAGATACAGATGCGAAATCGGCTTTCAACTCTCGACATCATACTGTCTTTGTCAAGCTGACCCTACCACAGTTCAATCCGCTCAATTCGGAGCAATTTTATCTTAAACCTCTGCTAGAGCTCACGCTCACTATGGTTCACAGCCTTCTATTGGACCAACACTTTCGAACACGCCTTTGCCGTGTTCCCATTGGTCGTTAAGCTCCGCCTTCAAACTTTGAAGCAGTAAGTTAAGGGTTGTTCGCGCCCCGTTCGCGTATTTTTCACCCTCGATATACGCTCGCATTTCGTAAATATCTATCGAGCGAGACGCACGCTTCTTTCGCTAAATACATCGATATAAGTGAAAAAGTTTTCGTTCAAAGTGTGATATATTAAATGAAGAAACAATGACAATGGACATTCAAAACAATTATCAAAGCTATAAAGAGCAATCTCCGAATTCTAAAGAGTCTAATCTAAATATTGAAAGTGCGCGAACATCACAAGTTAAGACCGATATGCAGTCTACAGTGATAACTCCAGGCAAGACCTCCAAACGGTCTTTTGATGTGGCCTTTCTCATGATGCCCGACGAAAAACCGCGACAACTACCACCTGAAAAGCAATTAAGAGTGTCAAAGCAGATATTTAAGACTGAGGAATGGGAACAGTCTTCGCAGCGACTGTCAGAGATGTACAAACATAGCGATTACTCCAACGACAACACTTTGGACTCGAAGGACGATGATGACAGAGCACGCATAGATAACAATATGTCGCCTGGATTTGGCTCCGATGGAAACATCGACGTTGGCATCGACGAATTTCCAAGTAAGACCACCTACGGTAGCGATTCTGAGTCTTCTGAAAAGTCGCGAAGTCGCCCAAACTCAAATGATAGCGCAACAAGACCGCCAAAATTTTTGCctgaatacaaaaataaaatatttgacgaTCCCACACTTATAAGCGTGCAGACTAGAGCTAGATATGAAAATAGATTTTTCGCTAAGCAACCAGAAGTTTCTCCAAAAAGTGCATTCACCAAAGTGTCAAATTTCGGACTTCGATCACCTATTCCGAATCCATCTGTTAGCCCCGACAATCTGCTTTACCAGAATTCTGTAAGCCCACCACTTGCGACATCACCTCCAGTAAATAGTTTCAACAAATCGGGGTTTAACAATCTGCTAACACCTGCTCATTTATTAAATGGGCAAAACTTCTTCAAGGCCCACAACACACAACTAACGTCACCTACTTATTCTGAATCGGTTCATATACAGCGCTCCACAGTTCCAATAAAGACCATTGACTATCAAACAAAGTCTAACACAAAGGTTTCaccaaataaaatgaatttccTGCCATTTAGACCAGAGCTTCCCTACCTCCCTGGCGGTTCATCATATCCTTTTGGAGTTCAGAATTTTCAACAGTCAAATGCAGATTTTATGAAGTTTCAAACGCCGCAGCGTGAGCCTGTCAATCCACTCATAGCCAATCCTGCAGCTGCAATattaagtactttattaccTTCAACTCTGGCAGCTTTCTCTTTGCCCGCACAAAATGTGTGTGCTAAATGCAATATAAGTTTTCGAATGACGTCAGATCTTGTGTATCATATGCGAACACATCACAAGAGCGAGTCAGCTGTGGACCCCAATAGGAGGAAGCGGGAAGAAAAGCTGAAGTGTCCTGTTTGTAATGAAAGTTTTCGTGAACGACACCATTTGACGAGACATATGACAGCACATCAAGACAAGGAGGGCGATATGGAGGATGTATTGCCGTCTCAGTCTTATAATAAGAAGAGTAAACACTGTTTCTCCAACGTGCAAAAGTagattttaactaaaatttcaTGGTCTCATACACGCTAGAATTGAAAAATTTCTTTCCCCGCCTGTTAgtgttgttattgttataaatcacTCCATTGTGCAATATTAgtgttaagtatttattttgtatataataggTCTAGAAATTatgacttaataaattatatcacaTTATTTTAGTGGTGTTATTTTACTTCATTCGAACTTATCTAAAtgctttacagaaaattaggacaaataacttttaaaacacttttttatataagattttttaataaaataacattgcaACATATAATGATattctaaaacaataaatgtaacagaaatttatattgaataaaaatattattcacttaaaactataaaagacttaaaataaatattattagttctTTTTCAAAAATCTTTTCTACGCTTAAAGAGActgttgaaattaaatatcagAACTCTAGGCAAACATTAGGAATGTAGcgaattaaataagtaattaacataaatcaataaaatcagtacaatatattataagtagtTATCTACCTTTAAAGAAACATAGAAGTTGAGAAGACTCTGGTCTAGTCTTGTTTCATCACCCAGCCAAAATAATTCCAGGTTTCATCCACGATAGCTGGAACTCTTTCACAGTTCACATGACTAGGTATCCTTTTACGAATTAGGGAAGTGGGGATCCCAGGGGAAATAATGTTTTTCCCTTAAATGCCATGGGCCGCTGTAGCCTTTTATTGTTTTCCCATAGGCTGGTTATGGTTAGttggtattttataataaataattaaaaacaaacgattctttaataaaataccacCTAACTATTAAGATTATAAGAGTTTATTTCATTAGCACAGTAGGTACACTATTTTTCGCGTCATCCGAATTTTCCCATAGTAACTTGTCATGGTAATCATCTGCTAATAGGAATCTATAGAGACACTAACGAGGCGTAGCGTTGCTAATCTTTAACTAGGGTGAGTGATAAAGCTATCAACATACCCTAATATGAAACTTTTCTTCC
The genomic region above belongs to Pieris brassicae chromosome 9, ilPieBrab1.1, whole genome shotgun sequence and contains:
- the LOC123714440 gene encoding uncharacterized protein LOC123714440; amino-acid sequence: MTMDIQNNYQSYKEQSPNSKESNLNIESARTSQVKTDMQSTVITPGKTSKRSFDVAFLMMPDEKPRQLPPEKQLRVSKQIFKTEEWEQSSQRLSEMYKHSDYSNDNTLDSKDDDDRARIDNNMSPGFGSDGNIDVGIDEFPSKTTYGSDSESSEKSRSRPNSNDSATRPPKFLPEYKNKIFDDPTLISVQTRARYENRFFAKQPEVSPKSAFTKVSNFGLRSPIPNPSVSPDNLLYQNSVSPPLATSPPVNSFNKSGFNNLLTPAHLLNGQNFFKAHNTQLTSPTYSESVHIQRSTVPIKTIDYQTKSNTKVSPNKMNFLPFRPELPYLPGGSSYPFGVQNFQQSNADFMKFQTPQREPVNPLIANPAAAILSTLLPSTLAAFSLPAQNVCAKCNISFRMTSDLVYHMRTHHKSESAVDPNRRKREEKLKCPVCNESFRERHHLTRHMTAHQDKEGDMEDVLPSQSYNKKSKHCFSNVQK